The candidate division TA06 bacterium DNA window TTTCTGGGTCAGTTCCGCGCTTAAACCCTGCTCTTTGGCCTTTTCCAGCACGTCCTGACCCAGCATCCGGTAGATCTGCTCATAGGGGCCGCCCCAGTTTTTCAGAGCCTGCAGATGCCCCTGAACCGTGGCCAGATCCCCCCGCATGACGGGTCCGGTCAGGGACCCGGTCAGGCCGTTCAGTTTTATGTTTCCTTCCAGACTATGCACCATGCCGGCCATCATCTGCCCGGCCGATTCCTCGTCCGCCCCGGCTTTGATCAGGGCCTGTTTCGCGCCCAGCCACAGCGCCACCGCCAGGTACGAGGCCATGGCCCCGGCCGCGTGGTAAAGCGCCTTGTCCTGTGGTTTGATGGTGATGGAGAAACCGTCCAGCGCGGCCACCATTTCCCGGGCCTGCTCCACCGCCACAGCGTCGCCCTCCAGGGCAAAATAAGCCCCGGCCAGGCTGCCGGCCTGCATCTTCCGGGCGATGCTGACGAAGGGGTGCAGCGACAGGGTAAAGACCCCGAACAGCTTCAGCGAGACCAGTATCCCGGACGGCAGAAAGCCCGAGGTATGGCATACTATCTGTCCCTTTTTAAAGGCCTGTTTGGCGGCCAGGTTTTCGGCCACGGTTTTGACGGCCGAGTCCGGCACGGCCAGGATCACCAGGTCAGCCTCTTTGCCGGCGGCGTCCGGATCGGCGGTGGCCAGCGGAGCCCCCAGCGCCTGGGCCGCTTCCCGGGCGGCCCCTTCATTGACATCGGCCACCGCGATTATCTGATAACCTTTCTGGTGCAGGGCCAGGGCCAGGCTGGTTCCCAGCTTTCCCGCCCCGATCAGGGCCAGGGTTAGTTTAGCCATTGGACAATCCTCCCAAAACCAGTGCCGGTGTTTGGCCCGGGTTGCGGGCCATGTTTCTTTCCACTTTGACGAAGAACAGGTAATAGGAAACGGCCGAGACCGCGTAGCAGAAAGCCGTCAGGTAATAAGGCACCGAGTAACCGTAACGCTGCATCATCCAGCCGGAGAAGGCGGTGGACAGTGCCCAGGACAGGTTCCAGGCCATGGCGGTGATGCTGTTGGCGGTGGCCCGCATTTTCTGGGGCAGCACCTCCATGGTAAAGGCGTTGCCGATGGGGGAAGACATCTGCATCAGGCTGGCCCGCATCCAGAAGGCCAGTACCGCCAGGATCAGGCTGTTGTCCACCGCGCCCAGGGTCACTAAGAACGGCAGGGACAGCAGCTCCATCAGCACCACGGTCTTGACCTTGCCCATCTTCCTGGCCAGCTGGGGCCCGGCCATCACCGCCAGGGCGGTGGCCACCTGGGCCACCGAAAAATAGACCCCGATCTGGCCGCTGGTGGAATGGAACCTCTGGGCGAAATACAGGTTGAAGAAAGGTATCACCAGACCCGCCCCCAGCCCCACCCACAGGTTGCACCAGGAGAATTTGCCGATCAGCTCCCAGTCCTTCTTGTTCCCGCCCCAGATCGGTCCGGCCTCGTCCTTCCCGGCGGCCGGGATCTCGGTCATCCGGGACAGGGGATACAGCGAGGCAAAGGCCATGGCCGATCCGGCCACCAAAGTTATCCGGTAAAACCAAAGTCCGTCCGGGTTTTTGATCAGCAGCCCCAGGATCTCCGGGAGCTTGCCCCCGGCCAGGCTTCCCAGCACCCCGGCCAAAAGGGTCACCGCAAAGGAAAGCGAGAACAGGTAGGTCCGCTCGCCCGGCCGGCTGTTCTCCATCATGAACGGCGCGGTGGAAATGGTGTAGACGGTGACGGCCAGTCCTCCCAGGAAGCTGGAAGCCACCAGCAAGCCCTTGCTGACCGTCAGGGCCCGGACCAGCAGGAACAGGCTGCCCAGAAAACTGGCCCCCAGCATCGAACGCTTGCGGCCGGCCTTGTCCGAGTACATCGCGGCCGGGATGGCGAACAGGCCAAAAGCCAGCCCGCTTAAGGAAAGCATCCCGCCGATGAACCCTTCCTGGAAACCGGCCTCTTTCAGATAGAGGTTGAAGATCACCCCGACCATGGCGTAGCCCAAACCTATCAGAAAATTGGCCTGCAGGTAAAGACGGGCGTTGGGGGAAAAATCCCTGATGGTCTTGATGTAGTTGGTGACGAATCTTTTTATCAAAAAAGTCAGAACCTATGATTATATACTTTTGACTATGGCCTTTTATTCCCTGGGATTTGTCCAATCAGAACTGAACCCCTGTAATCCAAACCCAATAATCAGTTCCCTGAGATCAGTTCCCTGTTACCCGTTCCGCTATCGCCTGCTCCAGTTCCCTGCGCCCCCTGCCTTCCAGCGCCGAGATGAACAGGGCTTTGGAATGGCTCCATTTGAGTTCGCTCAGGGTCTTGGCGTCCAGCTTGTCGATCTTGTTGAAGACCAGGATCTCCGGCTTGTCTATCTTCAGATCCTTCAGCACGGCATGGACCGCGTCCATCTCCTCCTGCCGGGCCCGGTGGGGGGTGTCGACCAGGTGCAACATCAGGTCGGCCTCGGCCACCTCCTCCAGCGTGGCCTTGAACGAGGCCACCAGCTGGTGGGGCAGCCGCCGTATGAAGCCCACGGTGTCGGTCAGCAGGAATTTGTGGCCCGAGGCCAGCACCACCTGCCGGGTGGTGGCGTCCAGGGTGGCGAAGAGCCGGTCCTCCACCTTGACCCCGGCTTTGGACATCAGGTTCATCAGGGTGGACTTGCCGGCGTTGGTATATCCCACCAGAGCCACTTTGAATATCTGGCTCCGGGACTTGCGCTGGGTCTGGCGCTGGACCTCCACCTTCTTCAGTTCTTTCTTCAGGGCGGAGATCCGGTCCTTGATCTTCCGGCGGTCCAGTTCCAGCTGCTTTTCGCCCGGCCCCCTGGTGCCGATGCCGCCGCCGGGGTCGGACATCTGCAGGCCGGCCCCCACCAAGCGGGAGAAGCGGTACTGCAGCTGGGCCATCTCCACCTGGATCTTGGCTTCGGCGGTGCGGGCATGAAGGGCAAAGATGTCCATGATCAGCTCCGAGCGGTCTATCACCCGGCAGCCCACAGCTTCCTTGATCTTGAAGGCCTGGCTGGGCGAAAGCGGGTGGTCGAAGGCCACCAGGGTGGCCCCGCTGTCGGCCACCCCCTTGGCCAATTCCTCCACCTTGCCCTTGCCGATGAAATAGGCCGGGTCCGGGCGCTGACGACGCTGGACCACTATGTCTATCACCTGGGCACCGGCGGTGTTGGCCAGCCGGCCCAGCTCTTCCAGGGATTCCTCGGCCTCGTAGGGGTTTGCCCGGCCGGTCACCAGGCTGACTAATATTGCTTTTTCGGACATGGTTGTTATTGATTATTGATTTTTGGTAGGGGGCAATTCATGAATTGCCCCTACTGAATATTATTTACCAGAAATAATTACCGTAAATCAGGAAAATCCTGTCTTCCCTCGTGCTTTTAATACCCGCCGGAAACCTTTTTCAAATTCTGGGCCGCCTCGGAACTGGGGTCCAGGGCTGCTCCCTTGCGCCAGTATTCCACCGCTTTGTAGCGGTTGCCCCTATTTGCTTCTATTATGCCCAGCCGGTTGTAGGGCCAGGCGTCGCCGACCGAAACCTTGGTGGCCGTGATGTAAAGTTTTTCCGCTTCCTTGATCTTGCCCTGAGTCTCCAGTACATAGCCCCAGTTGCAGTAGGTCAGCCCCAGGTTGACATCATATTTTACCGCCTGTTTGTAGGCGGCTATGGCCTGGTCTATCTTGCCCTGCCGCAGATAAACGTTGCCCAGATTGTTAAAGAGAATGCCGTTGGTGGGGTCGTTCTGCAGGGCGATCTTGAACTGTTTTTCTGCCTGGTCCGGCAGGTTGCGGCTGAAGTAATAATTCCCGGCCATTACATACGGCATCCTGGCCTTGGGATCCTCTTGGGCCTTGGCTTCCATTTCCCTCAGGAAGATCTCCGGCGGCAGGCTCAGGTCGGGCAGAGCCGGGTTGACCACCATTCCATAAGTTTTTATCAAATCCCGGTATTTTTCGTTGTTCCGAACATAGATCAGGCAGGCGTCGTCCCAGAATACCAGCGTCCAGTTTTTGCTGTCGATCAGATATTTGTTGAACATCTCGAACTGGGCCACCTGTCCGGTCAGACTGTAGGGCAGGAATATCCAGTCTATCTGATACTTGTCCAGCAGGTCCAGCCGCCCCCCGAATATCTTGAACTGGTCCTGCAACACCTGGGTGTTCTTGTAAGGAAGAACCCTGCCGTCCACAAAGACTGGGACCTGATGCCAAAGCAGGTATGAGCCTATGTCGAAATCGTTGAAGACCCGGGATTCGCCCCGGTGCTGTTTCAGGAACTGCACCCCGCGCTCCGAATTCATCCGGGGCCGCCAGCCCAGTCTGAACCTTTGCCACAGATGCTCACCGCTGCGCTGGAACAGCAGAGCGCCTGTCAATATCACCAGTATCAGCCCAATAAAGGAAACCTGCTTGATGATTTTGCATCTTGCATTTTGCATTTTAAATTTGGGCAAAATGGCCTCCCCCGCCCCCTGCCAATTGGCGGCAGTGAAGGAAAAAGACAGCCAGGCCAGGAACCAAAGATATCTGGTAGCCAGATACGTCTGCCAGATGAAAACGACATACAGCAGCCATTCAGAGATCCTGGTTTTCTTGACATTGAAGGCCAAACCTAGCCCGGAAAACCCTATCCATATCAAGCCGTAAATAACAAATGGTTCGCGGGAGAAGCCCGGAGACAAAAGCGGTTGGTATTCCAAAACAGATTGCACAATGAAAACATCAAAAGCCTTGGAGGCTGGTTCAACAAAAACCTTTAAACTGTCCACGGTAAGGCTGAAACCATAGGGGGTTAGTCCCGTGGCCAGCAAAGCCAGACAGAATGCGGCCACTGACCATTTAAAAAATGTCCAGCCTTTTTTAATAAACCCGGCAAATAATCCATCGATTAATGCTAACCCGTAAAGGCCCAGGCCGATAATATAACCTAAATGCATATTGGCCCAGATTACGAACATTCCTGCGGTGCTTAAAAAGAATACCTCTTTTTTTATCCGTTCGGAACGGAAAAGTTCCAACAGGTAAAGCGATAAAACAAAAAATACAAAGCTGATCACCTGGATCCTCTCTGCAAAGGCATGGTTCAGCAGCAACAAAGCCAGAGCCGAGGTCAGCAGAGAAGCAAAGGGCGATGCCCCTCTTAGTCGCATGATCTGCAAGCCCAGTAGAAAAGCCAGTACCAGGGCCGCCGCTTTGAATAAGATGATCCCATTGATTCCCCAGAGCGCAAAAAGGCCGTAGAACAGCAGGCTGGAAAGCCATTCGTGAAAGGGCCAGGGCTGGCCGTAGGCAGTATGGCTCCACAGATCTATCGTGGGTGCATGCCCGGTCTGGGCCACGTAGCGGCCGGAGGCCAACATGATGTAAATGTCTGGGTCGGAAGCAGGATAGACTGCAGAAAGGATGACCAGCGCAATGATGGTTGCATAAACGGCCGGCCAATGCCAACTGTGACCAGCTTCAAATACTTTTGTTTTGCTTTTATTTTTCACGTGTTTTAAAGACATGTAGTACGGGATAATATTTACGGAAATTAAATATATCTGTTTTTGATATTATCCAATTCACAAAAAGGTTTGAATGCCTGACAAGAAGGTATCTCTCCGAGGGTGTTCCCCCTAACCGCATTTTTGTGAGCTCTGCGGTCTGCCCCATTTTCAGGCAACTATACTTGTTCTCAATGGCGTATCTGACCGATCCCAGCAGTAAATTCACATACGTATCAAATTTGTTGTTCTTAGACACATCGTAGCCGATATACAGCAGATGAAGGTCTTTGCCGTCCGGGACCAGCAGCGCCCAACCCAATACTGAATCTCCACACCTCATTTTGATATAATGATGTTTGACGGGAAACAACCTGAAAAATTCCTTCAATAATGGATCGCTGTCATCCTTTGCGGCCTTATGGACAGCCATAAAGAGTTTGTAATCTTCATCGGTAAACTCATTTCCGGTATGTTGGATGAATTTTGTGTCCTTTCCCTTTTTCAGCGAAGCTGCGATCTGTTTGCGGTAATCTGACCTCATTGATGCCAGATATTGGCCGAAATCATCCCATCTGACCCGTATGTCAACCGTTAATAAAAATCGTTTCCAACTCCAACCTGTGATGTCCCCGCCCCGCTGTTTCAATCCCACTATCCATTGAAAACCCTTATATCTCCCATCATCAAATGCCTGGGCTGCCACCGAAAGATTCTCTTCTGGGGCAAATCCTGCCTGGCTGCCGTAGATCATGGGAATGCCGCAAACGGTTACCGGCAAGCTCAAGAACAACGGCCCTATGCGAAAAGGCAGCCTCGTTGAGTACAGCGTTCCGGCGGTCCCAGTCCCGGAATGTGAATGATGATAGAAATACCTTTGGCATACCGGGTTGGTCTGCTCCAAGTGAGCCAGATATCCTCTGGAATTGAACAAACTACTGCCCGTGAACAGACTGTCCCAGTCAGCCGGAAGTGATCCTGCCGCCGTGAAATAGGCCGTTCTATCCAACGCCCAATCTCTTAAGAATGGTTTATTGACAGGACACATGATGATCTGATTTTTTATCTGAACTCTGCTTTATCATTCAGTCACTTTGACCACAACGGTGATGTTGTATAGCGTTCAGGGCTTTTAATAAGCGGTCCGTCTGGTAACGGTGGACGTCCTAGCTCCGGCCAGTCTCCTGTTTATTAGCGCCCACAGGACCTTAACCCATGAGCCCGGTCCCATCTTTCCTATCCCCAGATCCCCGAACGAAGTAATCCATCCCGCCAGCAAATGATCGTATTCATGGCGGGTGTGCTCTTTAAAATGTTTTATCAGCCTGCCGTAATTAAGATAGGCCGGCACCATCCCCAGAAAATATTTTTCATCATCCCTTTCCGCGGTTATCATCTCAGGCAGTTCACCGCCGTCGAACAGGTCAAAGGGCAGGGTCTGTACCAGCTCATCCATATATTCAAGCATCCCTATGTTTTTCTTCTTTGCCGCCAAGCGGATGACAGATTTGAACTTGGAGTTTGCCTGGATGAGGCAGGTGTAATTGGCGTATTTTATGGCCTGTTTCACATCCTCCGGAAGAAATGTGTTGCAAGCCTCCACCGTACGGACGACATCATCCCTGAGTTTGAACCCGTATCTCTCTCTGTTCCGGAAGAATTCCGAACCCGGCAGCAGGATCAAGGGGTTGAACTTTATCAGATGCACCTTGTCCAGGCTCAGGGCGAATTCGATGCTCCGTTTGCAGCCCTCCAAAGTATCGCCGGGCAGGGGGTAAATGATATCCACCAGCAGCTGAGCCTTCCTAAGTTTCCCGGAAATCCTTTGAAAACGTTCCCGGAAAAGTATCGGATCAAAGCTTCGCCCGGCTTTCTCATTGGGCTCTGGATCCACCGCCTGAATGCCAAAACTGAAGTCTTGATTGGGAAGCTGCGCCATCAGGTCAATCAGCTCGTCATCGACATGTTCAAGATTGAGTTCAAAGTAGAATTTCTTCTTCGGGGATAGCTTGATTATATGCGCCAGTACGGTCTTTGCCCTTTCCTTATTGAAGAAAAGGCTGGCATCGGCCAGGTATATGTTTTTTATCCCCGGCTGCCGGCAGATAGTTTCGAAATCTCCAAGAATGCGTCCCATGTCATAGTATCTCATTTTCTTGTCAATGGCCCAGGCGCAGTATCCGCATCTGTAGGGGCAGCCCCTAGAGGTTTCAATGCAGATATTCTCCGCCCTGGGGTGATCCCGAACTATCTGACCGTGAACCGGAGGGATCTTGTTTAGGTCTATCATCTCGATGCTCGGAGCAACCTGAGAACTTCTGGTGGTGGTTCCCGGTATGTTTTCTATCTTCTTCAGCCCGGCGAAATATTCCAAAAGTTCTTTAAATGCTTTCTCCCCTTCCCCGGTCACCACTATGTCGATCTTCCGGTTGCCAGCCAACAGATCTTTCTCCACGCCGGTAACCTGCGGTCCTCCAACAATAACAATACAATCCAATTGCTTGATCACATCCAGTGTTTTTCGGATGTTGTAAACATATAGCGAAAACCCTACCGCGTCCGGATCCTCGCTTTTGATCTTACGTACGATTTTTCCTACTGAATCCTGACGGCCGAATTGACTGGTGGCAATGTCAAAACTCTTTGAGACCTCAAACTGCCCGGCATAAGCCTTCAAGACATAAGGTGCCAGGCCGACCCAGTCACCCCCATAGAGCCCGTCGTATATGTTGACCAGCATTATTTTTTTTGTCGGCATGGCTGATTTTGCTTATTGTTTGGCGCCCATTTTTCTGTTTCACCAGTCTTTAATGGATGCTACTTTATTTTTTAACTGCGCTGGCATTCAGGACGAATGAGTTCAGCAGGTGGGGAAAAAACGGGAACCTGCCCTGGAAGCGTAATTTGATGCTGCCAAAACCCAGATCTGTAAGAGATTTTCTAATTGCTCTAACCGTGTATCTCTTCATAATAATTTCCGGATCATCGACCGGTCTGGGGCAAAGTGTCTGCTGACTTTTGATCAGCTTAAGGGGAAAAGAATCCGTTGACGGGAATCCGTCGCAGTTCCGCAGACAATAAAGCGGATAAAAAGGCAGTTCCCAAAGACCTTGCTGAACAAGTGTGGTAATAAGTATCCTTCCGTCCGGTTTTAACACCCTGTGGAGCTCCCTCACCAATTTTACGGGATATTCCGCGCTCAACAAAATGCCCATTCCCAAAACCAGGTCAAAGGTCCCGCTTTTCAAGGGAAGGTGGTTGGCGTCGGCTTGGCTCAATTTTTGAGCCTGGGCCGGATTCCTTTCTTTTGCCAGTAACAGTGTATTCAAGGAATAATCAATTCCCACGACCTCATGCCCCATATCCGAGAGCAGCTGATAATAGTAACCAGGCCCGCACCCAATATCGGCTATCTTTATTTTTTGGTGGAATAGTTCTTTTGCCTGCTTAAAAATGAATTTTTGTTGGGCAAATATCGTTTCCGGGTCCCACCAACAAGATTTTTGCCAGTCCGGTATATTTTTCAAAGCCAGATAATCGTACCGGCGTTTCCATAGGTCTTCCATTCTTTCCAAACTATCACCTAATATAGATTTGTTTCAATTACATTTGAAAGGACTACAAGGGAAACTGAAAACACTGTTTTTATTTTCCCATATATGCGGCGCAGCTTATATCTTGTAATATTGGCCAAATGCATTGCCTCAGGTTTGCAATCTGTTGGATATAGTATTTTTGCAGTGTTGTCCTTGTTGAGTAATTGCTTGATAAATTGATTACGCCAGGGCATGACTTTTCCCTTTATCCACTCATCAAAATAAACCCAGAAATACCCGGGCCTGGCAATAATCTGAACATCAGGGGTCTCTCCCGTGGCCAACTTCACCGCCATTTCCGCCATGCCGGCGCCGGCCATCTGGGAAACCCTTTGACCCAAACCATAGCGGGGATTGAATTCGATGAAATCAAATTCTCCGGTATCCCAGTTGCGCATGAATTCTATGTCGCAGATGCCGCTGTAGCCGGTATCGGCCAGCATTTTGCACCCAGCCTCATAAAGCTCCTGGTGGTAGATAGTGCGGACGATCACTCCGCTTCCATAAGGCCAGGGGTCAGTTTTAACCTTTTGCATCATGCATACTGCATAAGGTTTCCCGTCTTTAACGGCAGCCCCGAATAAGAACTGATTAAAGTCCACCCCCGGCACCATTTCCTGGATCAAAGGAGAGAACCCGGCTTCCTTTATTTTTTGGCAGGCTTCGTTCAATTCGGCTTGGTTACGGGCTATCAGCACCTTGGAACCGAGTTTATCCCTGAATGAGATCGTCTTCGGGCTATAACGGGGTTTTACCACCAGCGGGTATTTTAACTTTCTGGTGGGGGTTTCATCCTTGTCCAATATCGCCGAATTTGGGGCCGAG harbors:
- a CDS encoding prephenate dehydrogenase/arogenate dehydrogenase family protein; this translates as MAKLTLALIGAGKLGTSLALALHQKGYQIIAVADVNEGAAREAAQALGAPLATADPDAAGKEADLVILAVPDSAVKTVAENLAAKQAFKKGQIVCHTSGFLPSGILVSLKLFGVFTLSLHPFVSIARKMQAGSLAGAYFALEGDAVAVEQAREMVAALDGFSITIKPQDKALYHAAGAMASYLAVALWLGAKQALIKAGADEESAGQMMAGMVHSLEGNIKLNGLTGSLTGPVMRGDLATVQGHLQALKNWGGPYEQIYRMLGQDVLEKAKEQGLSAELTQKLSAVLEGKN
- a CDS encoding MFS transporter encodes the protein MIKRFVTNYIKTIRDFSPNARLYLQANFLIGLGYAMVGVIFNLYLKEAGFQEGFIGGMLSLSGLAFGLFAIPAAMYSDKAGRKRSMLGASFLGSLFLLVRALTVSKGLLVASSFLGGLAVTVYTISTAPFMMENSRPGERTYLFSLSFAVTLLAGVLGSLAGGKLPEILGLLIKNPDGLWFYRITLVAGSAMAFASLYPLSRMTEIPAAGKDEAGPIWGGNKKDWELIGKFSWCNLWVGLGAGLVIPFFNLYFAQRFHSTSGQIGVYFSVAQVATALAVMAGPQLARKMGKVKTVVLMELLSLPFLVTLGAVDNSLILAVLAFWMRASLMQMSSPIGNAFTMEVLPQKMRATANSITAMAWNLSWALSTAFSGWMMQRYGYSVPYYLTAFCYAVSAVSYYLFFVKVERNMARNPGQTPALVLGGLSNG
- the hflX gene encoding GTPase HflX, which produces MSEKAILVSLVTGRANPYEAEESLEELGRLANTAGAQVIDIVVQRRQRPDPAYFIGKGKVEELAKGVADSGATLVAFDHPLSPSQAFKIKEAVGCRVIDRSELIMDIFALHARTAEAKIQVEMAQLQYRFSRLVGAGLQMSDPGGGIGTRGPGEKQLELDRRKIKDRISALKKELKKVEVQRQTQRKSRSQIFKVALVGYTNAGKSTLMNLMSKAGVKVEDRLFATLDATTRQVVLASGHKFLLTDTVGFIRRLPHQLVASFKATLEEVAEADLMLHLVDTPHRARQEEMDAVHAVLKDLKIDKPEILVFNKIDKLDAKTLSELKWSHSKALFISALEGRGRRELEQAIAERVTGN
- a CDS encoding tetratricopeptide repeat protein, whose product is MLASGRYVAQTGHAPTIDLWSHTAYGQPWPFHEWLSSLLFYGLFALWGINGIILFKAAALVLAFLLGLQIMRLRGASPFASLLTSALALLLLNHAFAERIQVISFVFFVLSLYLLELFRSERIKKEVFFLSTAGMFVIWANMHLGYIIGLGLYGLALIDGLFAGFIKKGWTFFKWSVAAFCLALLATGLTPYGFSLTVDSLKVFVEPASKAFDVFIVQSVLEYQPLLSPGFSREPFVIYGLIWIGFSGLGLAFNVKKTRISEWLLYVVFIWQTYLATRYLWFLAWLSFSFTAANWQGAGEAILPKFKMQNARCKIIKQVSFIGLILVILTGALLFQRSGEHLWQRFRLGWRPRMNSERGVQFLKQHRGESRVFNDFDIGSYLLWHQVPVFVDGRVLPYKNTQVLQDQFKIFGGRLDLLDKYQIDWIFLPYSLTGQVAQFEMFNKYLIDSKNWTLVFWDDACLIYVRNNEKYRDLIKTYGMVVNPALPDLSLPPEIFLREMEAKAQEDPKARMPYVMAGNYYFSRNLPDQAEKQFKIALQNDPTNGILFNNLGNVYLRQGKIDQAIAAYKQAVKYDVNLGLTYCNWGYVLETQGKIKEAEKLYITATKVSVGDAWPYNRLGIIEANRGNRYKAVEYWRKGAALDPSSEAAQNLKKVSGGY
- a CDS encoding GNAT family N-acetyltransferase codes for the protein MIYGSQAGFAPEENLSVAAQAFDDGRYKGFQWIVGLKQRGGDITGWSWKRFLLTVDIRVRWDDFGQYLASMRSDYRKQIAASLKKGKDTKFIQHTGNEFTDEDYKLFMAVHKAAKDDSDPLLKEFFRLFPVKHHYIKMRCGDSVLGWALLVPDGKDLHLLYIGYDVSKNNKFDTYVNLLLGSVRYAIENKYSCLKMGQTAELTKMRLGGTPSERYLLVRHSNLFVNWIISKTDIFNFRKYYPVLHVFKTREK
- a CDS encoding B12-binding domain-containing radical SAM protein; the protein is MPTKKIMLVNIYDGLYGGDWVGLAPYVLKAYAGQFEVSKSFDIATSQFGRQDSVGKIVRKIKSEDPDAVGFSLYVYNIRKTLDVIKQLDCIVIVGGPQVTGVEKDLLAGNRKIDIVVTGEGEKAFKELLEYFAGLKKIENIPGTTTRSSQVAPSIEMIDLNKIPPVHGQIVRDHPRAENICIETSRGCPYRCGYCAWAIDKKMRYYDMGRILGDFETICRQPGIKNIYLADASLFFNKERAKTVLAHIIKLSPKKKFYFELNLEHVDDELIDLMAQLPNQDFSFGIQAVDPEPNEKAGRSFDPILFRERFQRISGKLRKAQLLVDIIYPLPGDTLEGCKRSIEFALSLDKVHLIKFNPLILLPGSEFFRNRERYGFKLRDDVVRTVEACNTFLPEDVKQAIKYANYTCLIQANSKFKSVIRLAAKKKNIGMLEYMDELVQTLPFDLFDGGELPEMITAERDDEKYFLGMVPAYLNYGRLIKHFKEHTRHEYDHLLAGWITSFGDLGIGKMGPGSWVKVLWALINRRLAGARTSTVTRRTAY
- a CDS encoding class I SAM-dependent methyltransferase; this translates as MEDLWKRRYDYLALKNIPDWQKSCWWDPETIFAQQKFIFKQAKELFHQKIKIADIGCGPGYYYQLLSDMGHEVVGIDYSLNTLLLAKERNPAQAQKLSQADANHLPLKSGTFDLVLGMGILLSAEYPVKLVRELHRVLKPDGRILITTLVQQGLWELPFYPLYCLRNCDGFPSTDSFPLKLIKSQQTLCPRPVDDPEIIMKRYTVRAIRKSLTDLGFGSIKLRFQGRFPFFPHLLNSFVLNASAVKK